The Proteiniphilum propionicum genome contains the following window.
GGCCGGTTACGAGATAGCAGGCGTAAGCATAGACAGTGAAACATCGCATCAAAAATTTATTGATAAGTTTTCACTCCCCTTTCCTCTTATTGCCGATACCGATAAAAAACTGGTAGAACTGTTCGGCGTTTGGCAGGAGAAATCCATGGCGGGCAAAAAATACATGGGTACCGTTCGTACCACCTTCCTTATCGATGAAAACGGCATTATACGGCACATCATTGAGGGTAGAAAAGTGGATACAAAGAATCATGCAAAACAGATATTAGAGATGGGATAACGCCATTGGCAAAGGTGCGTCACACACACTTTAATTGCATTGTCCCCCGATTTAGATGTTTGTTTCTTTGAAAGAATCGTCTGAAAGATCAACTGAATTATCAATCAAACAAAAAATAATATGGCAGAAGAAATAAAGGACAACAAAAACAATGAAAAACTGAAAGCGTTGCGTGCCGCAATGGACAAGATTGAAAAAACATACGGCAAAGGCTCCATAATGATTATGGGTGATGAGAAGGTGGAAGAAATGCCGGTGATCTCTACCGGATCAATAGGATTAAACGTGGCTTTGGGCGTGGGCGGATATCCACGGGGCCGTGTAATTGAAATTTACGGGCCGGAATCGTCCGGTAAGACCACACTTGCTATCCATGCTATTGCAGAAGCTCAGAAAGTAGGTGGCGTGGCTGCTTTTATTGATGCAGAGCATGCATTCGACCGTTTCTATGCTGAAAAATTGGGTGTTAAGACAGACGACCTGCTTATTTCACAACCCAGCAGCGGCGAGGAAGCACTGGAGATCGCTGAACAGCTTATCCGCTCTTCCGCTGTGGATATTATCGTGATAGACTCTGTTGCCGCACTCACTCCTAAAAAAGAGATCGAAGGAGAAATGGGGGACTCCAACGTGGGGCTTCAGGCACGTCTGATGTCACAGGCGCTCAGGAAGCTTACTGCCGCAATAAGCAAAACAAACACCACCTGCATTTTTATTAATCAGCTTCGTGAGAAAATTGGGGTCATGTTCGGTAATCCTGAAACAACTACCGGCGGCAATGCTTTGAAGTTTTACGCATCGGTGCGCCTCGATATCCGAGGCAACGGTTCTCCCATAAAGGATGGAGAAGAACAGATAGGAAGGCCGACGCGCGTAAGGGTAGTAAAAAACAAAGTTGCACCTCCATTCAAAAAGGCAGAATTCGATATCATGTTCGGTGAAGGTATTTCTCGTACCGGTGAGATTATTGACTTAGGAGCAGATCTGAACATCATCAAAAAGAGCGGTTCGTGGTACAGCTACAACGATACCAAGTTAGGACAGGGACGCGATGCAGCTAAAGCTGCAGTGAAAGATAATCCCGAACTGTCGGAAGAGCTTGAAAAGCTCATTTTTGAGGCATTAAAAACAAAATAACAGTTTTAAGAAACGAGATTTTCATTTGGGAATCTCGTTTCACTTTAAAATTATTTAGAAGCCATGCCAACCCTGACACCCCCACCCTCCCTCTCGTCATCTTAGCAGGCGCCAACCCAGTCTGGTCATCAAATAAACTTTATTATGCGAATCTATAGGAATTTAACACTGTCCGGAATAAATCTGTCCGGAATAAATCTGCTCGAAAAAAACGGATGCAGTTCTCCCGGGAACAAACAGGCGTGTTATCCGTTTATCTATCAAAAGCAACTGCATTAAATTTCTTTCTAAACTCACATCATAATGACCAACAATACTTTAGAACTTATACAACAGTTCAATCCCCCACCAATCAGCATTCCTATCAACAAATGCGAACTGGATAAAATTATCGATTCTTTTATCACCTTTATGTTTCCCATATGCGATTGTCCCAAATCGCATAATGTACACGGAGGGTTGATTGAAACTGCGGGTTTATTTCACTCTAACATAGCCGCACTAACCAGTGAAAAAAAGGCTGATGATATTACTGAAGAATTTTTCAGTAGATTCCCCACACTTCAAAAACGGCTATTCGAAGACGCCACCTGTTATTTGAAGTTCGATCCGGCAGCCAAGACTCTTGAGGAGGTAATTATAGCTTATCCCGGCTTTTACGCTCTATGCGTGCACCGTATTGCCCACGAGATCCATCACCTTGGTGTGCCACTTATTGCCAGGATCTTCTCCGAATATGCTCACTCAAAGGTGGGCATCGACATCCACCCTGCAGCAAAAATAGGGAATAATTTCTTCATGGATCACGGAACCGGAATAGTGATTGGCGAAACCACCCAAATAGGCAACAATGTGAAGATATACCAAGGTGTTACACTCGGAGCATTATATGTTGAAAAGAAGTTATCCGATGTAAAACGGCATCCTACCGTTGAAGACAACGTGGTAATTTATGCAAATGCAACAATTTTAGGAGGAGAAACTGTAATCGGTCACGACTCCACCATAGGCGGTGGTGCATGGCTCACACAAAGCGTAATTCCCTATTCTATGGTTTACAATACCGTAGATGTAAAAATAAGAACCGTAAAAGATTTTATTCACCCGAATGATTTTGTGATCTGACGCTCTTTCAACCGTTCTTACAACTATTAATACAAACAGGAGCATAGTATCACTCATATCATTCCAAACAGCAAAATAGTTATGAAGTACAACAATATTTTAGAGGCAATTGGAAATACACCACACGTACGTTTAAACCGTTTATTCCCTGCACATGATGTATGGATTAAACTGGAGAAGCAGAACCCTGGAGGCAGCATCAAAGACCGCATTGCATTATCGATGATAGAAGATGCCGAAAAACAGGGTATATTGAAACCAGGTGACACCATCATAGAACCCACTTCGGGTAACACTGGCGTAGGTCTCTCATTTGTTGGTGCTGTTAAAGGGTACAAAGTAATCATTGTTATGCCCGAATCGATGTCGGTTGAACGTCGACGCTTAGTGGCTCTTTACGGCGCAAAACTTGTTCTGACCCCTCGTGAGAAGGGAATGAAAGGAGCCATAGAAAAAGCCGAAGAGATAAAGAGCGCTACTCCCGGTTCATGGATTCCTCAACAGTTTATGAATAAATCCAACCCAAATGTACATGCTGAAAAAACGGCAAAGGAGATACTCAACGATTTTCCTGAAGGCCTTGACTATCTTATTACAGGTATCGGTACGGGAGGCCATATCACCGGTGTTGGAAGAGAGTTGAAGAAAAAATTCCCTTCCTTGCAGGTGATCGGTATTGAACCTGCCGATTCACCCTTCATCACCGAGGGGAAGCAGGGACCACACGCTATTCAGGGTCTCGGGGCGGGTTTTATTCCCGACATTCTTGATCTTACCATCATAGACAGTGTTATAAAAGTGACCAGGGATGAAACTTTTGATTATTCCAGACGTCTTGCCCGCGAAGAGGGTATCGTAGGAGGCATTTCCACCGGCGCGGCTCTGGCTGCAGTAGCGCAGAAAATAACTGAGCTAAGCGACAGGAAGCGTATTCTCACTTTCAATTACGACACCGGCGAGCGCTATCTATCTATAGAGGGGCTGTTTTGAGCATATCCTCAAGAATAGCTACTCCATTCTCCACTGTTTCCACGTTACTGATCATTACAGACCGTTTTTTTCCATTCTCCCGCAGCCGGCATTGCCGCGGATGGAGCTGCACATAATTTAATAAATTATCAAATATTGATGAGCTGTAATATGGAGATTCCGGATCTGAGATCAGGAAGAGAGTCATTTGCCCGTTTTTCAGTACAATCTTTTCCAATCCCAGCGATTTCGCAATACGACGAAGCCTCACTATTCTAATCAGCTCTTTACCCTGTTGCGGTATTTTTCCAAATCTGTCCTCTATCCGCCCGGTAAAATTAAGTATTTCCGTTTCTGTCTCCATACTGTCAAGCTCACGGTATATAGCCACCCTCTCCGAGTCGTTTGGTATATATGTAGCCGGAAACATCAGCTCAAGGTCGCTTTCCACAAGCACTTCATCAACGAAGTTCAGATCCGATGCTTTTATCTCCTGCTGTTCCTTATAGAGTTCCGAAAACTCATCTTTCCGAAGCTCGTGTACAGCTTCGGAAAGGATTTTCTGATAAGTTTCATAGCCCAGGTCGGCTATAAACCCACTCTGTTCCGCTCCCAGCAAGTTGCCTGCCCCCCTGATATCCAGATCCTGCATGGCAATATGAATACCGCTACCCAGCTCTGCAAAGTTCTCTATCGCCTGCAATCTTCGTCGCGACTCACTGCTCAACGTGTAAAGAGGTGGGGCAAGCAGGTAGCAGAACGCCTTACGGTTACTTCGCCCCACTCTTCCCCTCAACTGATGCAGGTCGCTCAACCCGAAATTATGTGCATCCATCACAATAATGGTATTCACATTGGGCATATCAATTCCCGACTCTATTATGGTCGTGGCAATAAGCACATCATGCTCCTGGTTTATAAAGTCGGCAATTACCTCCTCCAATTTTTTCGGATCCATCTGCCCATGTCCCACAGCTATACTTACTCCCTTAATCTCCCGTTTTATAAGAGCCTCTATCTCGTAAATATTCTTGATACGGTTATTCACGATAAACACTTGTCCGTTCCGGCTCATTTCAAAATTCACTGCATCGCGAATAATTTCCATATCGAATGTATGAACTTCGGTCTGCACCGGATAACGGTTTGGCGGAGGCGTTCCTATGGTTGAAAGGTCACGCGACCCCATAAGTGAAAACTGTAAAGTCCTTGGAATGGGCGTAGCAGTCATAGTGAGTGTATCTATATTCACCTTCATCTGTTTCAACTTCTCTTTGGTTGAGACACCGAATTTCTGTTCCTCATCGATGATAAGCAATCCCAGGTCCTTGAATTGCACATCCTTTCCAACCAGTCTGTGAGTACCTATGATGATATCTATTTTACCATCTTTCAGATCGCTGAGGATCGACTTTTGCTCTTTTGACGATCTCGCACGGCTCAAATAATCCACTTTAACCGGGAAATTCGCCAGCCTCTCACTGAACGTATGATAATGCTGTGTAGCCAATACAGTGGTCGGCACCAGTAAAGCAGTCTGCTTGCCATCAACTGCAGCCTTGAAAGCGGCACGAATAGCGATCTCTGTTTTGCCGAAGCCCACATCTCCACAAATAAGCCGATCCATGGGACGCTCGCTTTGCATATCAGCCTTTACATCGCGTGTAGCTTTTATCTGGTCGGGCGTATCTTCATACATGAACGAAGCCTCCAGTTCAGTCTGCATATATGTGTCCCTTGAGTAAGCAAAGCCCTTCTCCTGCAGTCGTTTGGCGTATAACCTAATCAGGTCGCGTGCAATATCCTTGATCTTCGATTTTGTACGCTCTTTCACCCTTTCCCATGCGCCGGAGCCCAGTTTGTTCAGTTGCGGCTGTTCACCCTCCTTTCCCTTATATTTAGAAATCTTATGCAGCGAGTGAATTGATACAAACACCGCATCGTTATTCAGATAAGTAAGTTTAATCACCTCCTGCACCTTATCTCCTATACGAAGCCTCACCAGACCCGCAAACCTGCCAACACCGTGATCCATATGCACCACATAATCGCCCTGTTGAAGCTGATTTATCTCTTTTAGTGTAAGTGTCAGCTTGCCTGAGCGTACTCTGTCGGATTTCAGGCTATATTTGTGAAAACGGTCGAAAATCTGATGATCGGTAAAACAGCAGATTTTCAGTGTCTCATCCGAAAAACCTTCATGCAAAGTTTTATTCACCGGAATAAACGGGATGGGGTCGTCGCGATCTTCAAAAATGTGGTAAAGACGTTTCTGTTGCTTTTCGCTATCGCTTAGTACATATATTGTATAGCCATCATCAATGAACTGATGAAAAGAGCTGCTCACCAAATCGAAGTTTTTGTGATAGAGCGGTTGCAAAGAAGTCTTGAAATCGATGGATGCATCGGGTGTATCTGCCATCTTAACATCGAAACGAAGTTGTTTGAATTGTTTTAAGCCCTTAATAAAATCATTTTTCGATAACATGTCTGCCTTTACAAACTCCACATCTCTGACATCAATATGCAGTAAATCATCATTTAGCGACTCCACACGGCTTGATATCCAGCGAATATCTTCTATCCCTATAACCGAGGTTGCCGGGAGGTAGTCGAACAGCGATGCCTTTCCGGAATCAGAATTCACAAATTCCGGAACGATGCGTATATGGTTGAATTTCTCATTAGAGAGTTGGGTCTCCGGATCGAAATTTCTGATGGTTTCCACCTCATCTCCAAAAAAATCAATACGGTAAGGGAACTCACTTGAGAACGAGAATACATCGAGAATGCTACCCCTAAGGGCATACTGTCCCGGTTCATACACATAATCAGTATATTGAAACCCGTAACTGTCTAACATCTCACTCACGAATGACGAATCAATCCTTTCACCCACCGACACATTAAGTGTATTCTCCCTGAGTAGCACTGCTGAAACGGTTTTTTCCGCCAGCGCATCGGGAAAGCTTACAATAATCAACGGGCTGCTTTCTCCCTGCAGCCGGCACAATAACTCTGTTCGCAGTACCTCGTTTGCCGCATCAGGCTGTCCGTATTTTGCAGCCCTCTTATATGCAGAGGGAAAGAACATCACATCACCAGGCCCGATAAGCTGTAAAACATCGTGATAGAAATAACCTGCTGTTTCCGCGTCATTCAGAATATACAGGTACGTTCGCGGATGTTTCCTGTACATTCCCACGGCAAAGATGGCCCGTGACGACCCCTGCAAACCCTTTACCGATAAAATGTTAACATTTTTCAGTAATGAATCCGCCGCCGCCACATTAGGATGTTTTTCAACCCTTAGCTGTAGTTTATCAATTTTTATTGTTTCAACCATTCATAGAAAGTGCAAAGTTAAGTCATTTTTTATTATCTTTGTCGCGTTTATTCAAGAAAAGGATTTATATGCAGACAGATGCCAGGCATACACCTAACTACATTTTCGAAACCAGTTGGGAAGTATGCAACAAGGTAGGTGGTATCTACACCGTATTATCAACCCGGGCCAATACCCTTCAAAGTATCTATAAAGACAGAATATTCTTTATAGGCCCCGACATCTGGCTTGAAAAGGAGAGTCCATGGTTCAAGGAAGATCCGGCACTTTACGCATCATGGCGCGACTTTGCCTTGCACAATCAGCATCTCGAAATCAGAGCTGGCCGCTGGCTGGTGCCGGGAGAGCCTATTGTTTTTCTGGTGAAATTCAAACCATTCTTTGAGAAGCAGAACGATATCTACACAAAGATGTGGCTTGATTATGGGGTGGACTCGATAGCTGCATACGGCGACTATCATGAATCAGCAATATTTGCATACTCCACGGGACTTGTTATCGAGAGTTTTTATCGTTTCCACCATCTCGAGGCCGACAACGTAATCGCCCATTTCAACGAATGGATGCTTGGCACCGGCGCACTCTATATTAAAAAGTACGTACCCAAGATTGCCACCATCTTCACCACTCACGCCACCTCGTTAGGCCGCTCAATAGCCGGCAACAATCTTCCTCTGTATAATCATTTAAAAGGATACAACGGCGATCAGATGGCACGCCAGCTTAATATGGCTGCCAAACACTCTTTAGAGAAAAAAGCTGCTCTAAACGTCGATTGTTTCACCACTGTGAGCGAGATAACAGCTTCAGAATGTGCCCAGTTCCTTAATCGCCACCCCGATGTTGTCACTCCCAACGGATTTGAGAAAGATTTCATTCCAAAAGGAATTACCTACGACCATGCACGTAAAAAGGGTAGAAAAGTATTAATGAACGTAGCGGAGAAGACTCTCGGGCACGCAATCCACAGAGATGCGTTACTTATAGGCATCAGTGGAAGATATGAATATAAAAACAAGGGAATAGATGTTTTTATTGATGCGATGAACCTGCTAAGGAAAATGCCGCAGCTGACAAAAGATGTAATTGCTTTCATCATGGTCCCCGGTTGGATTAGTGGGCCGCGTAAAGACCTGCAGGCACTCCTTTTGGAAGACAATACACCACCTGAAAAGAATGACTCATCGCAGGGTTGCCCTTATGTTACTCACCAGCTTGTTGACCCGCAACACGACATTGTAATGAGCCGTCTGAGGCATCTTGGTATCTGTAATTCTCCCAATGACAGGGTAAAAATTATCTTTGTTCCCTCATATTTAAATGGCGACGATGGAATTTTCAATCTTCCCTATTACGATCTTCTTATAGGCCTCGACATGTCGGTGTTCCCTTCATACTACGAGCCTTGGGGATATACCCCGCACGAGAGTGTGGCCTTCTCCATCCCCACCATCACCACTTCACTTTCAGGATTCGGGGTGTGGGCCAAAAAGAGGAGTGATAAAAAAAATGGGCTTGACGATGGAATTCAGGTGATTTACCGCAACGATGAAAATTACATGGATGTTGCCGAGGAGATTGCCGGTCTCATAAGCGATTTTTCGCTGAAGAGCAGCGAACAGGTAAAGATGCTTAAACACAGTGCCTCCACACTATCAGACAAAGCCGACTGGCCACATTTCATCTCTTTCTACCAGGAAGCCTACAGCAAAGCTTTGCACAACTCGTTCATCAGATTGTCAAAACCGTATAAACTTAAAGCAGATTAGAAACATAACGTTTGCAGCAGCATCTAATGGTGTTTAACAATGTTTTTTAGGCTATTAACATTAAAATCATTATAATTGCATCTGTATCGTTCAAAATCTTGACATGGTAATGTTTTCTACTCTACCAAATAAAATCAACCTATAATAATTAAGTAAAACTAACAACAATGATTATTCAGTCAAGTTATTCAAATACACCCGTATGGAAAGATATTCATGTTCATTCAGAATTACCTGCCCAGTTGCGGCCGCTAAAAGAGATTACACAAAACCTATGGTGGGTATGGAATGAGGAGGTAAAAGCAATTTTAGAGACCCTGGACCCCGACGAGTGGGAAAAAAGCGGCAAAAACCCGGTTGAGATGCTGCAGAATCTACAACCCAATATCACTGAGAATGTGGTAAATAATCATGAGCTCATGCGACGGATCCAGCATATTTACGACAACTTTAAAAACTATATGAGCATTCCACATGACAAGGAGCGCCCAAGTGTAGCCTACTTCAGTATGGAATACGGGTTATCTCACGTATTGAAGATCTACTCGGGTGGCCTTGGCATTCTTGCAGGAGACTACCTGAAGGAGGCCAGTGACAGCAACGTTGACATGACTGCGGTAGGTTTTCTCTACCGTTACGGATACTTCACCCAGACTCTTTCTATTGACGGTCAACAGATAGCCAACTACGAACCTCAGAACTTCGGCAGCCTGCCCATAACACAGATGATGAATCCTGACGATACTCCAATGATTCTAACCGTACCCTTCCATGACCGCCTCATCTATTCTAACGTATGGAAGGTGGCCGTGGGGCGCATCAACCTTTATCTGATGGATACCGATATTGAGCAGAACAGCGATTACGACCGCTCCATCACCCACCAGCTGTATGGCGGTGACTGGGAGAAC
Protein-coding sequences here:
- the epsC gene encoding serine O-acetyltransferase EpsC, whose protein sequence is MTNNTLELIQQFNPPPISIPINKCELDKIIDSFITFMFPICDCPKSHNVHGGLIETAGLFHSNIAALTSEKKADDITEEFFSRFPTLQKRLFEDATCYLKFDPAAKTLEEVIIAYPGFYALCVHRIAHEIHHLGVPLIARIFSEYAHSKVGIDIHPAAKIGNNFFMDHGTGIVIGETTQIGNNVKIYQGVTLGALYVEKKLSDVKRHPTVEDNVVIYANATILGGETVIGHDSTIGGGAWLTQSVIPYSMVYNTVDVKIRTVKDFIHPNDFVI
- the recA gene encoding recombinase RecA, which translates into the protein MAEEIKDNKNNEKLKALRAAMDKIEKTYGKGSIMIMGDEKVEEMPVISTGSIGLNVALGVGGYPRGRVIEIYGPESSGKTTLAIHAIAEAQKVGGVAAFIDAEHAFDRFYAEKLGVKTDDLLISQPSSGEEALEIAEQLIRSSAVDIIVIDSVAALTPKKEIEGEMGDSNVGLQARLMSQALRKLTAAISKTNTTCIFINQLREKIGVMFGNPETTTGGNALKFYASVRLDIRGNGSPIKDGEEQIGRPTRVRVVKNKVAPPFKKAEFDIMFGEGISRTGEIIDLGADLNIIKKSGSWYSYNDTKLGQGRDAAKAAVKDNPELSEELEKLIFEALKTK
- the mfd gene encoding transcription-repair coupling factor; this encodes MVETIKIDKLQLRVEKHPNVAAADSLLKNVNILSVKGLQGSSRAIFAVGMYRKHPRTYLYILNDAETAGYFYHDVLQLIGPGDVMFFPSAYKRAAKYGQPDAANEVLRTELLCRLQGESSPLIIVSFPDALAEKTVSAVLLRENTLNVSVGERIDSSFVSEMLDSYGFQYTDYVYEPGQYALRGSILDVFSFSSEFPYRIDFFGDEVETIRNFDPETQLSNEKFNHIRIVPEFVNSDSGKASLFDYLPATSVIGIEDIRWISSRVESLNDDLLHIDVRDVEFVKADMLSKNDFIKGLKQFKQLRFDVKMADTPDASIDFKTSLQPLYHKNFDLVSSSFHQFIDDGYTIYVLSDSEKQQKRLYHIFEDRDDPIPFIPVNKTLHEGFSDETLKICCFTDHQIFDRFHKYSLKSDRVRSGKLTLTLKEINQLQQGDYVVHMDHGVGRFAGLVRLRIGDKVQEVIKLTYLNNDAVFVSIHSLHKISKYKGKEGEQPQLNKLGSGAWERVKERTKSKIKDIARDLIRLYAKRLQEKGFAYSRDTYMQTELEASFMYEDTPDQIKATRDVKADMQSERPMDRLICGDVGFGKTEIAIRAAFKAAVDGKQTALLVPTTVLATQHYHTFSERLANFPVKVDYLSRARSSKEQKSILSDLKDGKIDIIIGTHRLVGKDVQFKDLGLLIIDEEQKFGVSTKEKLKQMKVNIDTLTMTATPIPRTLQFSLMGSRDLSTIGTPPPNRYPVQTEVHTFDMEIIRDAVNFEMSRNGQVFIVNNRIKNIYEIEALIKREIKGVSIAVGHGQMDPKKLEEVIADFINQEHDVLIATTIIESGIDMPNVNTIIVMDAHNFGLSDLHQLRGRVGRSNRKAFCYLLAPPLYTLSSESRRRLQAIENFAELGSGIHIAMQDLDIRGAGNLLGAEQSGFIADLGYETYQKILSEAVHELRKDEFSELYKEQQEIKASDLNFVDEVLVESDLELMFPATYIPNDSERVAIYRELDSMETETEILNFTGRIEDRFGKIPQQGKELIRIVRLRRIAKSLGLEKIVLKNGQMTLFLISDPESPYYSSSIFDNLLNYVQLHPRQCRLRENGKKRSVMISNVETVENGVAILEDMLKTAPL
- the bcp gene encoding thioredoxin-dependent thiol peroxidase; the encoded protein is MALYIGDKIPEILGTDQNGKTVKMSNFAGKKLALYFYPRDNTPGCTAQACSLRDGYTELLRAGYEIAGVSIDSETSHQKFIDKFSLPFPLIADTDKKLVELFGVWQEKSMAGKKYMGTVRTTFLIDENGIIRHIIEGRKVDTKNHAKQILEMG
- the cysK gene encoding cysteine synthase A, whose translation is MKYNNILEAIGNTPHVRLNRLFPAHDVWIKLEKQNPGGSIKDRIALSMIEDAEKQGILKPGDTIIEPTSGNTGVGLSFVGAVKGYKVIIVMPESMSVERRRLVALYGAKLVLTPREKGMKGAIEKAEEIKSATPGSWIPQQFMNKSNPNVHAEKTAKEILNDFPEGLDYLITGIGTGGHITGVGRELKKKFPSLQVIGIEPADSPFITEGKQGPHAIQGLGAGFIPDILDLTIIDSVIKVTRDETFDYSRRLAREEGIVGGISTGAALAAVAQKITELSDRKRILTFNYDTGERYLSIEGLF
- a CDS encoding glycosyltransferase family protein; the encoded protein is MQTDARHTPNYIFETSWEVCNKVGGIYTVLSTRANTLQSIYKDRIFFIGPDIWLEKESPWFKEDPALYASWRDFALHNQHLEIRAGRWLVPGEPIVFLVKFKPFFEKQNDIYTKMWLDYGVDSIAAYGDYHESAIFAYSTGLVIESFYRFHHLEADNVIAHFNEWMLGTGALYIKKYVPKIATIFTTHATSLGRSIAGNNLPLYNHLKGYNGDQMARQLNMAAKHSLEKKAALNVDCFTTVSEITASECAQFLNRHPDVVTPNGFEKDFIPKGITYDHARKKGRKVLMNVAEKTLGHAIHRDALLIGISGRYEYKNKGIDVFIDAMNLLRKMPQLTKDVIAFIMVPGWISGPRKDLQALLLEDNTPPEKNDSSQGCPYVTHQLVDPQHDIVMSRLRHLGICNSPNDRVKIIFVPSYLNGDDGIFNLPYYDLLIGLDMSVFPSYYEPWGYTPHESVAFSIPTITTSLSGFGVWAKKRSDKKNGLDDGIQVIYRNDENYMDVAEEIAGLISDFSLKSSEQVKMLKHSASTLSDKADWPHFISFYQEAYSKALHNSFIRLSKPYKLKAD